ACGTGCGGGTGAATGCGGTTGCCCCCGGTTTCATCGAGACAAAGATGACCGAGGCGCTACCTGAAGAGGTCCGGACGAAGATGTTGGGGGCCATCCCGATGGGACGGTTTGGTCAGCCGGAGGATGTGGCGAACGTGGTTCTGTTCCTGGCGAGTGATATGTCCTCGTACATGACAGGGCAGGTTCTTCCGATCTGCGGTGGAATGGTGATGCAGTAAGTACAAAAAAGAAGGAGAATGAACATGGCACTTGAAGATAAAGTCAAAGATATCATCGTCGAACAGTTGGGCGTGAATGCCGAACAGGTCACACCCGAAGCTTCTTTTATCGAGGATTTGGGCGCGGATTCCCTGGACACAGTCGAACTCGTGATGGCGTTCGAAGAGGAATTCGGCGCTGAAATCCCGGATGAAGATGCCGAGAAGTTGACCACCGTCGGCGGGGTCATTGAGTACCTGAAGAGCAAGGGCATCACGGCCTAAGTTCTGAAGTTGCGTGGAATCGGGGAGATGGCAACATCTCCCCGATTCCGTCTTAGTTGTTGAGCCGGAATGAATTACAAGGAGTTGGCTATGGAAAAGCGAAGAGTAGTTATCACGGGTTTGGGTATGGTGTCGCCGTTGGGGTCGGACCTCAATGTCTTCTGGCAGAGGTTGATCAGTGGAACCTCTGGCATTCGCCGTATCACAAAATTCGACGCTTCCGCCATGGCTACACAGATCGCCGGTGAAGTCGTTGAGTTTGAGATTGATAAGTTCATTCCTAAAAAAGAGCAGCGCCGGATGGATCCGTTCTGTCATTACGCCGTGGCTGCCGCC
This is a stretch of genomic DNA from bacterium. It encodes these proteins:
- the acpP gene encoding acyl carrier protein, whose amino-acid sequence is MALEDKVKDIIVEQLGVNAEQVTPEASFIEDLGADSLDTVELVMAFEEEFGAEIPDEDAEKLTTVGGVIEYLKSKGITA